GACGCCGCCGAGCCCGTGGGTCAGCTCGTGGCTATTGCTAGGGTTCGCCACCCATTGTTGTGCCAGCCGTACCCGCTGCTCCATGCACAGTGCGGGCTCCATGAACTCGTCGTTGTCGCTGGAATACTCAGAGCTCGAgtagccgtcgccgccctcgattGGAGATCTCCCCTCGATTCCTCCTGCCGCGCCGTTGCCGAAGAAGGGAATGTTTGCGCCGCCACCATCGTCattgccgccaccaccgcccgggGTCGCCGCCGCCATTGCCGTAGAGACGCGCGAGGGAGCTAGGGTTCGTCGACGAACAGAGGAAGAGAAGAAAGGAGAGGGAGAGACAGAGCACGGGCcggtccggttcgagccggaccgcACGTATCGAGCGAGCGGGCGGGTGCCGATTCGCCAGCGTGGCAGCTAACGCGCGGGCCCGGGCGGTCAGTTCCAGCGTCAAACGTAGAAATACGAAGATTAGCTCGATTTGCAACGGTTAGACCCAAacgtggtactgacacgtaaaattTTTCAAAAGTGGTACCAATTCACCACCACCACCCCAAATGTGGTACTATCGTGTAATTATCTCGAGCAGGATCGATCAGCAGTAGGCTTCGCCATGAGCTGCGGTTTCATCAGCCTGGAGAAgcttcgtcgccgtcgtcgtcatcgcgTGCCGCCGCCCGAAGACCTCGGCGAGCACGGCCAGAAGCAACGTCCAAGTCCAACACAGCCCATCCGAAAGTCACGTCCAAGTCCAACACAGTCCAAGTACAGTCAGTGGCAGAGCGTCCGAAAGTCACGTCGGCCATTGTAGCCCAAGAAGAAAGGAGGACGCATGTGATCAAGATCGATGGGTACTCAAGGACCAAGGAGCTTCTTAGGATTGATGAGTTTACCACGTCTATCCCTTTCATGGTCGGAGATCGTAACTGGGCTGTGAGGATTTACCCAAACGGTTACAAGGCACCTGGTTACGTATCTGTATATCTGATTCTTGATTCGGCTGATGCCAAGGACGTGAAGGCGAAATTCACCTTTAGCTTACTTGACAAGGGTGGAGAACCAGTGCCTTCATGCATCAAAACTGTGACGGAACATATCTTCCCAAGCAAAGGTTACGGTTATGGTTTCCCAGAGTTTATCAAGCAGGAGGATTTGGAGCGATCGGCGCATCTAAGAGGCGACAGTTTCAGAATCAGGTGCGATGTCGCCGTGGTGAAGATGATCCGCAGCCAAGAGACGCACGCAAACGAGTTCGTTGTGGTTCCTCCAAGCGACTTGCATCAGCAGCTCGGTGGCCTCCTGAGAAGCAATGATGGAGCAGACGTGACCTTTCGAGTCGGTGGCGATATATTCTCGGCTCATAGGTCCGTGCTCGCCGCTCGCTCACCGGTCTTCAAGGCGGAGCTCTTTGGAGACATGAGGGAGAAAGCCGGTGACCCTATCGAAATTGATGATATAGAAGCTGATGTGTTCAACTCCTTGCTCCATTTCATCTACACGGACTCACTCCCTGAGAGCACTAATGAAGGTGCAACACAAGACGATGTAGTGACAGCTAGCCATCTACTAGTAGCGGCGGACAGGTACGGCATCGAGAGGCTGAAACTGATATGCGAGGAGAAACTGTGCAATAATATTGACTGCAACATGGTTGCAACTAGTTTGGCTTTGGCCGAGCAGCACAGTTGCGATGGGCTCAAGGAGGCTTGCTTTGAGTTCCTTGCCTCTCCGTCCAATctggagatggtgatcacaagtgATGGTTACCAACATCTGAA
This window of the Triticum aestivum cultivar Chinese Spring chromosome 5D, IWGSC CS RefSeq v2.1, whole genome shotgun sequence genome carries:
- the LOC123120209 gene encoding BTB/POZ and MATH domain-containing protein 1-like, with protein sequence MCSRLRHELRFHQPGEASSPSSSSRAAARRPRRARPEATSKSNTAHPKVTSKSNTVQVQSVAERPKVTSAIVAQEERRTHVIKIDGYSRTKELLRIDEFTTSIPFMVGDRNWAVRIYPNGYKAPGYVSVYLILDSADAKDVKAKFTFSLLDKGGEPVPSCIKTVTEHIFPSKGYGYGFPEFIKQEDLERSAHLRGDSFRIRCDVAVVKMIRSQETHANEFVVVPPSDLHQQLGGLLRSNDGADVTFRVGGDIFSAHRSVLAARSPVFKAELFGDMREKAGDPIEIDDIEADVFNSLLHFIYTDSLPESTNEGATQDDVVTASHLLVAADRYGIERLKLICEEKLCNNIDCNMVATSLALAEQHSCDGLKEACFEFLASPSNLEMVITSDGYQHLKSSCPSVLKELIARLLPAELTAARDIIRSM